Genomic segment of Caproiciproducens sp. NJN-50:
ACGTAGGACTCGACCGCGTGCGTGATCGCGTCCATGCCGGTGGCGGCCGTCACGCGGCCCGGCAGCCCGACTGTTGTCTCCGGGTCCAGAATCGCGACCTCCGCGATCATGGAATTGTGGTAAAGCGCCTTTTTAAAGCCTTTTTTCGCGTTGTAGATGACACTGACTTTTGTCGCCTCCGCACCGGTCCCGGCCGTTGTGGGAACTGCGACGAACAGCAGCGGAATCTGCGTGACCGCTTTGCCGTTCAGTTGGTAGTCCTCCGTGCAGCCGCCGTTTGTCGCCAGCATCGAAATGGTTTTGGAGGTGTCGATCACGCTTCCGCCGCCGATTGCCACCACTGCGTCACAACCGGATCCTTTACAGAGGGAAGCACCCTGGTCGACTACGTCCAGATCGGGTTCGGAAACGATCTTGTCGTAAAGTACAAATTCAAAGCCGGCCTTGCCGAGCAGTTCCGTCACCTTTTTGACACATGCGGCGTTCCGGTCAAAAACAGAAAGAAAAACCTTGGATTTCCGATACCAGCTCAGCACGTCTGGAAGTTCCTGCAATGCACCTTCGCCGACTAAAATCCTGCGATTCGTTACAAAATCAAGCATAAAATTTTCTCCTTTGATTACTTTGCTCTCCATAATCCCATTATCCCGTTCACTCCAAAGTCCCAGTGGAAACTTTTCCGATTCCGGCAAGCCCGGCGGAGATTTCTTCTCCGCCTCTTTTCATCCTCAGCTCCGCCGTTTCCCGCTGAATCGGATAAGCGCCCTCCGCCGTGCAGCCGGGAAAGCCCGTTTCAAAGGGCGGAA
This window contains:
- a CDS encoding iron-containing alcohol dehydrogenase translates to MLDFVTNRRILVGEGALQELPDVLSWYRKSKVFLSVFDRNAACVKKVTELLGKAGFEFVLYDKIVSEPDLDVVDQGASLCKGSGCDAVVAIGGGSVIDTSKTISMLATNGGCTEDYQLNGKAVTQIPLLFVAVPTTAGTGAEATKVSVIYNAKKGFKKALYHNSMIAEVAILDPETTVGLPGRVTAATGMDAITHAVESYVSNNANVISRMYSLKALKLLADNIRTAYREPGNLEARANMLLGSYFAGCAISAGTTLAHIVGQPLGAVYHIPHGDSCTIFLIPSMKLNLKYCTQGYCDVAKVLGVNPSGKTDEELALAGIDVLDRIRRDIGAPVSLTPYVSRGKFDMEMMLDNIQTSMGHIKTNPRPVNRELFRELIEQCF